In Gymnogyps californianus isolate 813 chromosome 1, ASM1813914v2, whole genome shotgun sequence, the following are encoded in one genomic region:
- the LOC127029033 gene encoding elongation of very long chain fatty acids protein 4-like, with protein sequence MASTWQKTQKFYNWVLESGDPRTDPWPLVHSPLPVTLLFAFYLFVVALGPFYMRKRKPLKLRGLLIAYNLAMMTLSSYMFYEFLVTSILDNYSYLCQPVDYSRSELGMRMARVCWWFFFSKVIELLDTVFFILRKKQEQVTFLHVYHHGTMLFNWWSGVKYVPGGQAFFIGMLNSFVHIFMYGYYALASLGPQMHCYLWWKRYLTIMQLCQFVAIAAHSSYNLFTECPFPDGFNTAVFLYILSLIALFLHFYYRTYIRGKQEKLT encoded by the exons ATGGCTTCAACTTGGCAGAAAACTCAGAAATTCTACAACTGGGTCCTTGAAAGTGGAG atccAAGGACAGATCCGTGGCCCCTGGTGCACTCTCCGCTTCCAGTCACACTTCTCTTTGCCTTCTACCTCTTTGTCGTGGCACTGGGGCCCTTCTACATGCGTAAGCGGAAACCACTGAAGCTGCGAGGCCTGCTGATTGCCTACAATCTCGCCATGATGACATTATCAAGCTACATGTTTTATGAG tttctggTAACTTCAATCTTGGACAACTATAGCTACCTGTGCCAGCCAGTGGATTACAGCCGAAGTGAACTAGGAATGAGG ATGGCAAGAGTGTGTTGGTGGTTCTTCTTCTCCAAAGTCATCGAGCTGCTTGATACG gttttctttattctgcGCAAGAAACAAGAACAGGTGACTTTTCTGCATGTGTACCATCATGGCACTATGCTGTTCAACTGGTGGTCAGGGGTCAAATATGTGCCTGGAGGACAAG CCTTCTTTATTGGGATGCTAAACTCCTTTGTACACATCTTCATGTATGGCTATTACGCCCTGGCCAGCCTGGGACCACAGATGCACTGTTACCTATGGTGGAAGCGTTACCTAACCATCATGCAGCTG TGCCAGTTTGTAGCCATTGCTGCTCATTCTTCCTACAACCTCTTCACAGAATGCCCATTCCCTGATGGCTTCAACACTGCAGTCTTCCTCTACATTCTCAGCCTCATTGCTCTCTTCCTACACTTCTACTATCGGACCTACATTaggggaaagcaggagaagctaacttaa